The DNA region GCTAACTGCCGCAGCAACGCAGCCAACAGGAGGTATGCAACAGTCTGCTATGCGAGCTTGTCGATGAGCGCGGCCACTTCCTGCAAGTCCACCGGCTTGGACAGGTAGCCGTTCATGCCTTCGTCGAGGAACCGTTTGCGGTCGCCGTGCATGGCGTGGGCCGTGATGGCGATGATGGGCACGTCCGGCCTGGTGGCGGAGGAGGACGGATCGAGCATGCGCAGGGTGCGCGTGGCTTGCAGGCCGTCCATCACCGGCATCTGGATATCCATCAGCACTACTTCGTAGGGGGTGCCCCGCGCCGCGTCCACCGCCTGTTGGCCATCCATGGCGTCCTCCACGTCGTGGCCCAGGGAGAGCAGCAGCTTGCGCAGGGTCATGCGGTTGATGGGGTCGTCCTCCACGAGCAGAATGCGCCGCGGCCGCTTGATGCCGGCTTTCTGCTCCACGAGCGGCAGCTCCTCCTGCACTTCCTCGGGCAGCTCGAAGCGCATGGTGCAATGGATCTCCGTGCCATGGCCCGGCGTGCTGCACAGGGCCACTGAGCCGCCCATAAGCTCTGCGATGCGCCTGACGATGCAGAGGCCGAGCCCGGTGCCGCCGTGCTTGCGGGTATAGGAGCCGTCGGCCTGGGTGAAGGCCTCGAAGCAGCGGTTTTGCATCTCCGGTGTGATGCCTACGCCAGTATCCACAACCCAGAAGTCGAACATCCGGAGGGAGCGGGGGGCGCCGTCCACGGTCCGCTTGCCGTGGGAGCGGGGGAGCATGCGCATGCCAAAACGGACCTTGCCGGAATCCGTGAACTTGATGGCGTTGCCCACCAGGTTGAAGGCAACCTGGCGCAGCCGTCCACCGTCGCCGTAGAGCGTTCCGGGCAGGCCGTCGTTCTCGATGTGGATGCCGAGGCCCTTGGTTTCGGCCTGCATGCCGAATGTCTGGCGCACGTCCAGGAGTATCTCGCGCGGATCGAACTTCTCATCGCTGAGCTCGGCAACGCCGCCCTCGATCTCGGAGAGGCTGAGGATGTCGTTGAGCAGGGCGAGGAGGTTGCGCGCGGAGTTGAGGGCCGTCTCCACGTACTGGCTCTCCTCCTGGTTCAGTTCGCCGTATCGCAGGAGCTGCAGCATACCCAGCACACCGTTGAGGGGCGTGCGGATCTCGTGGCTCATGTTTGCCAGGAACTCGCTCTTGGCCATGTTGGCCTGCTCGGCAAAGTTTTTGGCGTCGAGCAGCTCCTGCTCGTGTTTTTTCTGCTGCGTGACGTCGGTGAATATGCAGTGGGTGCGCTGCAACGCACCCTCGGCGTCGTACTGAATGCGGCCGTTGAAGACGACGTCGATATAATCGCCATTCTTCTTGCGCATCCTGATCTCGACACCATCGGTGAAACCGTTGCTCAGGAACCGGGCGAAGCTGGTGTGGAAGATTTTCCGGGAGGCGGCGTTCAGGAAGTCGCCGAACCAGCGGCCCACCACCTCGTCCTTTTCAAAGCCCAGGGTGTTCAGCCACCTCTGGTTGACGTCCAGGAAGTGGCCGGTCGCGTCCAGGGACTGGTAGGGCAGGGGCGCATTGTCGAAGAGGCTGCGAAAGCGCGTCTCCTTTTCCCGGAGCACCTCCTCGGCGCGTTTCCGGTCGGTGACGTCCATGACTATTGTGGCGAAACGACCGGGCGCCGGACTGAACGCCTCGACGGCGTAATGCCTGCCGAGCTCGGGAAAAAACTTCTCAAAGGTCACGGGCTTGCCGCTCAGAGCGACCTGGCCATAGAGATCTATCCACTCCTGTTCGATCTCGGGAAAGAGACCGAGCACGGTGCGGCCGATTACGTCATTGGCCGGCATCTTCACAATGCGTTCAAAGGCCGGGTTCACTTCGAGGAAGCGGTAGTCATGGGGAGCGCCATGCTCGTCCAGGATGATCTCGTGCAGGGCGAAGCCTTCCTGCATGCTGTTGAAAAGGTTGAGATACTCCTGTTCAAAGACGTGCGATTCCGTAATTTCGAAGGACAGGGAGAGGACGCTCGCCACCTGGCCTTCGGAGTCGAACTCCGGCAGGAGCCGCACCCGAAGCGAGCGCCGTATCGATCCTTCGACGACGACGTCGGGCGCTTCCGTCAGGGGCTCGCCGGTACGAAAAATTGCATCGACCGCGCGCTGCCGCGCTGCCGTTGCCTCTGGCGATACACCGAGATCGCTGTACTTTTTTCCGATCAGCCGGGTCGGGTCGACGCCGAAGAACTTCCCGGCGATGTCGTTCATGAACAGGATACGGCAGATTTGGTCGAAGCGGACAACTCCGAGAGGAAGCATGCTCGTCAGGCGGCGTTGGGCCTCCATCTGAGAAGCCAGCGCCTGTTCGGCCCGCCTGCGGGCCTCTTTCTCGGCGCGCAACTCTTCCCGGAGTCGGGTTAGTGACAGGCTGTCTGAAGTCTTGTGCGAGGGATCACGATCCATGTCGTCCATGGTTTTCCTCTACAAAGTCAGTATGCTAAGAGCGAGCACCTCGATTCGCTTCGGCCATACATCAGAAGAACGCGTTATGCCTCTAAGATTCTTGCAGAAAAACGTATCAATAATTGAACGGCAAGACAATGGAAGAATGCCGCGCAGGCGATATCGACTGCCGGGAAAGGTGAATCTGGCTCAAGCGTAACACCATATGGATAAAAAAGGCTCAGGATACTAACAGGATGGCGTATTACAATGTCAGAGGGCCGGGCGAAACGAACACCGTTGAACAGCCGGAACGCTCGGCGGGAATCGGGCTACGGGCGATCCCGCCTACGGCGAAGGGCGTGTCGCGCCGTGGTGCAGGGCGTGTTCCTCGGCCGGGGAAAGGGGCAGCTTCCAACCGAGCTGCGCCGGCGGCTTCTCCGGCAGCCAGAGGATGCGCGTGGTTTCGTCCTTGGCCAGGAAGGTGACGGAGCCGGCGCACGGCTCATGGGCATCGAAGGACGGGCCGTAGGTGTACACGCGACCCATGAAGTGGTGCAGTGGCCGCATCAGGCCCGTGGCGTGGTCGTAGAACAGGAGGTTGCCGTCCACGGCTGAGCCGGCGTCGCGGGCATCCATGATGGAGACGTAGTGGTCCGGCCCTACGCTGTAGACCCCGGCGTAGTGCAGGGCCACGGCTTCGGGCGACATGTCTTCGTTGCGGATGGCCTGCTCGGAAGGGTCTGGCTCCGCCAGGGGGGCGAGCTCCTGCGCGGCGGCGGGCACGCCTGCGGCCATGATGAACACGAGGCAAAGCACAAGACTGCGGATAGTCATGGCGGCTCCTGTATTGGGCTGCGGGTGATACAGCTCAATACGTAATGCACCATGGCCGCGGGTCAAGTACTGCGGCAGGATGGTCCGGGCCGTAACGCACCTGCCCGGAAGATGGGGTTCGGCTTCCGCCTGACGAGCAGCGGAGCCCGGACGGGCTAGAAGGTCAGGACCTTCCAGCCTTCCTTGATCATCCCGGTCAGGGGTTCGCCCATGTGATCCACCTGCACGCCCATACGCGCCAGGCGGTCGGACACGTCGAAGAGATCGGCGCAGGCCCGGCAGGCCGTCACCTGCACGCCCTGGTTGATGAGCTCCCTGATCGGCGCGCGAAGGTCCGGGTCCATGCCGAGGATCTCGGCGGACGGGCCCCAGATGAGCAGCATGATCTCGTCCCACCAGTCATTTTTCCTGGCGTTGAGAACGTACATAAAGACCATGCTCAGAGCGACCTCTCTGTCGCCGGATGACCAGATGACTAGAAGTTTATTCTGATTTTCGGACACGATGCCTTCGTTCATGCAGAACTGTCTCCTTGGCTTGAGCCTTCGATGGGCTGGGACCTAACCATTTTCGCCGTGCAAGTCCAGAAAAATACAAGCAGGCCGGGCAAGTGGGCTTCAAACGGTCCGGCCAGCCGTAACGCAGGACGCACGCACCGTTGTACGCATTGCCGGCGATATGGTATGTAGCCGTTTGGAGGCGGCTCGCCTGCGTCTTGGCGCTGCTTCATATCATATCATAAATATCATAAAAAGCACCGCCCGCACGCCGCACCCGGGCAAACCGCGATCGCGAGGTCATATCCATGAGCGCTTTGACAGACAGCCCGGCCTGGAACGCATTGGAAGGTCACAAGCACGCCATGGCCGACGTGCACATGCGAGATCTCTTCAGGAAGGACCCGGAACGGTTCCGGAAGTTCTCCCTCACCGTGGAGAACATCCTCTTCGATTACTCCAAGAACCGCATCACCGAAGAAACCATGGGCCTGCTGTTCGACCTGGCCAGGGCCTGCAAGGTGGAGGAGCGGCGGGACGCCATGTTCGCCGGCGAGCGGATCAACGTGACCGAGGACCGCGCCGTGCTCCACGTGGCGTTGCGCAACCGCTCCAACACGCCCATGGGGCCGGTGGAGAACGGCGCGCCCACCAACGTCATGCCTGAGGTGAACCGCGTGCTCGACAAGATGCGCCGTTTTTCCGAGGCAGTGCGCTCCGGCGCCTGGAAGGGCTTCACCGGCAAGGCCATCACGGACGTGGTCAACATCGGCATCGGCGGCTCGGACCTGGGGCCTGTCATGGCCACCCATGCCCTGGCCCACTACGCCGACGGTCCGCAGGTCCACTTCGTCTCCAACGTGGACGGCACGCACATGGCCGAGACCCTGCGGCGGCTGGACCCGGAAACCACCATGTTCCTCGTGGCCTCCAAGACCTTCACCACCCAGGAGACCATGACCAACGCGCACACCGCGCGGGACTGGCTGCTCGCCGCCTTCGAGGACAAGGCCGCGGTGGCGCGGCACTTCGCCGCGCTCTCCACCAACACCGAAGGCGTGCAGGAGTTCGGCATCGACACCGAGAACATGTTCGAGTTCTGGGACTGGGTCGGCGGCCGCTACTCCCTGTGGTCGGC from Oceanidesulfovibrio marinus includes:
- a CDS encoding PAS domain S-box protein, which codes for MDDMDRDPSHKTSDSLSLTRLREELRAEKEARRRAEQALASQMEAQRRLTSMLPLGVVRFDQICRILFMNDIAGKFFGVDPTRLIGKKYSDLGVSPEATAARQRAVDAIFRTGEPLTEAPDVVVEGSIRRSLRVRLLPEFDSEGQVASVLSLSFEITESHVFEQEYLNLFNSMQEGFALHEIILDEHGAPHDYRFLEVNPAFERIVKMPANDVIGRTVLGLFPEIEQEWIDLYGQVALSGKPVTFEKFFPELGRHYAVEAFSPAPGRFATIVMDVTDRKRAEEVLREKETRFRSLFDNAPLPYQSLDATGHFLDVNQRWLNTLGFEKDEVVGRWFGDFLNAASRKIFHTSFARFLSNGFTDGVEIRMRKKNGDYIDVVFNGRIQYDAEGALQRTHCIFTDVTQQKKHEQELLDAKNFAEQANMAKSEFLANMSHEIRTPLNGVLGMLQLLRYGELNQEESQYVETALNSARNLLALLNDILSLSEIEGGVAELSDEKFDPREILLDVRQTFGMQAETKGLGIHIENDGLPGTLYGDGGRLRQVAFNLVGNAIKFTDSGKVRFGMRMLPRSHGKRTVDGAPRSLRMFDFWVVDTGVGITPEMQNRCFEAFTQADGSYTRKHGGTGLGLCIVRRIAELMGGSVALCSTPGHGTEIHCTMRFELPEEVQEELPLVEQKAGIKRPRRILLVEDDPINRMTLRKLLLSLGHDVEDAMDGQQAVDAARGTPYEVVLMDIQMPVMDGLQATRTLRMLDPSSSATRPDVPIIAITAHAMHGDRKRFLDEGMNGYLSKPVDLQEVAALIDKLA
- a CDS encoding DsrE family protein — translated: MNEGIVSENQNKLLVIWSSGDREVALSMVFMYVLNARKNDWWDEIMLLIWGPSAEILGMDPDLRAPIRELINQGVQVTACRACADLFDVSDRLARMGVQVDHMGEPLTGMIKEGWKVLTF
- the pgi gene encoding glucose-6-phosphate isomerase — encoded protein: MSALTDSPAWNALEGHKHAMADVHMRDLFRKDPERFRKFSLTVENILFDYSKNRITEETMGLLFDLARACKVEERRDAMFAGERINVTEDRAVLHVALRNRSNTPMGPVENGAPTNVMPEVNRVLDKMRRFSEAVRSGAWKGFTGKAITDVVNIGIGGSDLGPVMATHALAHYADGPQVHFVSNVDGTHMAETLRRLDPETTMFLVASKTFTTQETMTNAHTARDWLLAAFEDKAAVARHFAALSTNTEGVQEFGIDTENMFEFWDWVGGRYSLWSAIGLSIVMAIGMDQFEEMLAGAHAIDNHFRTAPLEQNVPAIMGVLGVWYDDFWDAQSHAILPYDQYMDRFPAYFQQGDMESNGKHVRLDGSRVDYQTGPVIWGEPGTNGQHAFYQLIHQGTKLIPCDFLAPAESLNPLGDHHPKLLANFLAQPEALMTGKTTAEVAGEMRKAGTDEATIEKLAPHRTFEGNKPTNSFLFPKLTPYTLGSLIALYEHKIFVQGAIWSINSFDQWGVELGKQLAKFILPELTGESAPKEHDCSTSGLIQAILELRGKK